Part of the Deltaproteobacteria bacterium genome is shown below.
CAGAAAATAGATGGCCAGAATGAGGACAAAGGGGGAAAAATCGATCCCTCCGCCGCTGACAGGGAGCCTCTTCCTGATCTGGTACAACACGGGCTCGGTGGCCCGGTGGATGAAACGCACGATGGGGTTGTAGGGGTCGGGGCTGACCCAGGACAGGAGCGCGGCAACTATCACCAGCATCATGTAGGCCGAAAGGCCCATGTTTAAAACATAGGCCAACGCCTCGAAAAAAAAGCGGAATACGAACATCGCAACGCCTCGTTATTGGCTTGTTTGAATTTTACCTAACAGCCCGTTGGAAAAGGCTGTATGAAAAGCCTGGATAAAAACGATGAAGTTCAAGGAGTGCGAAAAGCCAATGAGTAAGCGTACTTTTTCGTACGTGACGGAATTGGCTTTGATGCACGACACAGCAATTCGCGTTTTTAGACAGGCTGCTAAGGGCCTTTTACGAAGAATCGGAAAACCCAACCTTGTTGACGAAAGCCGGTCTGCGGCGCTCCTGAAAGACCCGTGTGCAGGATTGTTCCAGGATTGCACGGCAACAAGTCCATTTGGCCAGAACTATCATGCCGGGGCCTGTAAAGTCAAGGACCGCAATGCCGCCCTATGGCCGGGCGCATTAGATTGACGGCGGATGGGATTTCCGCTATTGCCCGTTACATACATATTCGTTTCATGATCAGGCTGCGCGCCCTTGGGCGCGGAAACTTCAAATACAAACCGGGCGGATTTTTCGGGATGACGAAAGCCAAGGCCGCGACAACGATCAGAAATCATCTTTCGCCCGGAAGGTTTGCGGCTTTCACGGCAAAAGCCGTATTTTGCGCTTATGTCGCTTACAAGCTCATACTGGCCGCAATAGGCATATATTCTTTTGCCACATTCTGCATTATTACGGCGTTTCTGCTGTATCCCGCCTGTTCCGCCGTTTCATTTTTCGTAAAAGACGCAGAGCGGAGAAAAATACAATTTGCTTTTCTTGTGTTTTTCCTTGCCCTTGTCTCCGCAGAATCATATTTGAGATGCTTTGACAGAAGATTCGCAAGCTACGGCGAAAGAAACGGCTCTCATGAATATACTTCGATATACAGTTACAACATATATAAATATGTCACTGAAATTTTTTTTGACGAGCGTGAGATCAGGGAAAAAATGAGCCGCACAGTGAATAAGGAATTCCATTACGAGTCCTCGTTCAATTTCATCAACATGCGGGATATCGAGCATCCCTTGCGAAAAGCCCCGTACGAATACAGAATCGCGGCCCTGGGGGATTCCTTCACGGAAGGCGTGGGAGTCGCGCAGGACCAGACCTGGCCGCGCCTTCTTCAAAAGATGCTTCCCTCAGTCAATGGCCTTCGCACGAGGGTGATGAACTGCGGCATCGTCAGTCACGACACCGTGGACGAACTTCAGGTGCTCCGTGAAAGGGTTCTGGCTTTCCGGCCCGACATGGTGATCGTTGCTGTGAACAGCTCGGACATAACGGACATCGCCACAAAAGGCGGCCAGGAAAGAATCGGCAGGCCCTTTTACAGGCCGCCCGGAAGCCCCTGGTGGGAATTTCTCTTCGGTTCGAGCTTTCTGGTGAGGCATTTTGTCCAGGGCATCTTAGGCTATGACTGGACCCTGAAAAGCAGCGCCGAATTAAAGGCGGGCGACGCGAGGGCTCTTGACGCCATATACCAGACCATCATGGATTTCGCGCACCTGTCCGGGGAGCGCGGTTTTGCGCTGGTGGCGGTTTTTCATCCCATGAAACACGAGCTTGAAAAAGGCGGCTGGCCCCTTGACGGCCTTATCGGAAGACTGGCGGGTGAAAAGGATATTCTCGTGGTGAACCTTCTGGAGTATTACAAGGCCGAGTGCGCGAAATCAGGCGTACCGGCTTCGGACATCTACTGGCCCGTCGATCTGCACCACAACGCCCGGGGCTACGAACTTTTCGCCCGGGGCGTTGCGGAGGCCATCTCAAAAACACCCGGAATAAAAAATTGAGGTCGGCGTAACGGGTTCCGAACCACCTCACCCGCAGCACCGCTTGTACTTCTTGCCGCTTCCGCAGGGGCAGGGGTCGTTCCTGCCCACCTTGGGGCCTTCGCGCCTTATGGTCTCCACGGGCACCGGGTTTCCGTCGAAAAAATACCAGGCCCCGTCCTTTTTCTTAAACTCCGCAAGCTCGTGATGCCTCACCCGGTTGCCCTTCTGGCTGTAAACCGCGACGAATTCAACCAGCCCGGTTTCGTCGTCAGGCCCGCCCTTTTCCGCCTTTTCGATGGATAGCCCGTGCCACTGGCTTTTTTTGGACCAGGAAAGTGAGCTTGACTCGTCGAACTCACCGGTTTTTTCCGGGTGGGTGGTGTTTTTGAGAAAATCGATCTTTCCGGTGGCGTAGGCCGTGTAGCGGCTCCTCATAAGCTCTTCAGCCGTTGCGGCGGGCCTTTGGCCCTCGATCAGCGGTTCGCAGCACTCGGAGTATTCACGGCCTGATGTGCAGGGGCATGGGTTTTCCATTTAATTTTTCCTTTTCGCGCCTTGCGGGTCGCAGAGCATGATCTGTTGTTATAATTTGATCCGTCGGATATCCTTGTTAATTTTTCCGTTCCCGCCTGTCAAGCCGAATCCCCAGTCTCGGCCAAACGGGCTTTCACAAGCCCCCTTACGGAGTTGGCCAGAAAGAGGGCGTCGGCGCTTTCGATAAAGCCCCGGTCCATAACCCGCTCCCTGATTTTCCCCTCTGCAAGAAGCCTCGCCCGCAAAGTTCCCGGAAGAAGCCCGCTTGAGACGGGCGGAGTGTACAGATTTCCGTCCTTTTCCGCGACAAGGTTGGCGATGGCGGTTTCGGTGACCTCACCGCGCTCGTTTACAATGATGGCGTCGAAAATATCCGGCGCGGACCTCCTGGCTTCCGAAAGGGCCTTTTCGTAGATTTCCCGCCTGGTTGTCTTGTGCCGGAGCATGGGGTCGGTGGAATCGACCGCAAGGGGCGAAAAGGCCACGGAAACGGCCTCGGTGAAAGCCTGGGGAGCCGGGCCGTGGGTCGCCTCCACCAGTCCGTCCTCGTTTAGCAGAAGCCTCACCCGGCGAGGCTCCGGGCCGAATCCTGCCGTGAGGTCGTCCAGGGCGTCGGCCACCGCTTTTTGGTCGAAGGGAAAGCCGAAAAAGGCCGCCGAATCTGCGAGACGGGCCAGATGCTCGGAAAGGAGCGCCCAGCCAACTTCGGGGGTCCACAAAAGGGTTTCCAGGAGGGAGAACCCGTGCCTGCGCCTCGTGAGCACGGCGGCCTTGATGTTGCACTCCTCGTATTCCTCGGCGGGCTCCGAATCCCAGACTATGC
Proteins encoded:
- a CDS encoding YggT family protein is translated as MFVFRFFFEALAYVLNMGLSAYMMLVIVAALLSWVSPDPYNPIVRFIHRATEPVLYQIRKRLPVSGGGIDFSPFVLILAIYFLKYFLVRTLFTLAHTMAPGAGSFAY
- a CDS encoding YchJ family protein — protein: MENPCPCTSGREYSECCEPLIEGQRPAATAEELMRSRYTAYATGKIDFLKNTTHPEKTGEFDESSSLSWSKKSQWHGLSIEKAEKGGPDDETGLVEFVAVYSQKGNRVRHHELAEFKKKDGAWYFFDGNPVPVETIRREGPKVGRNDPCPCGSGKKYKRCCG